One window of Triticum dicoccoides isolate Atlit2015 ecotype Zavitan chromosome 5A, WEW_v2.0, whole genome shotgun sequence genomic DNA carries:
- the LOC119298116 gene encoding uncharacterized protein LOC119298116 isoform X2, with protein sequence MEATASASLARTLASSPLPRGPRRGRVRVVVAPDRRRRGRAVLTSAASTGNYMVPPSSKTSHLVLRLLAVAQRVSQLTTTAACRPSLLPSMAAATSDVSRLNAAAGNNDDVGLQDPIPASVGICRYHANRMLSFYALGELPPFAEF encoded by the exons ATGGAAGCCACCGCCTCCGCCTCCCTCGCGCGGACCCTCGCCTCCTCGCCGCTCCCCCGCGGCCCCCGCCGTGGCCGAGTGCGCGTGGTCGTGGCGCCGGACCGGCGGAGGAGGGGTAGGGCAGTGCTCACCTCGGCGGCCTCGACGGGCAACTACATGGTGCCACCTTCCTCCAAGACCAGCCACCTCGTGCTGCGGTTGTTGGCAGTGGCACAGCGAGTCTCCCAACTCACCACCACCGCTGCTTGCCGTCCGTCCCTCCTCCCGTCTATGGCGGCGGCAACCTCGGACGTCAGCAGGCTCAATGCGGCGGCGGGCAACAACGACGACGTCGGCCTCCAAGACCCCATCCCGGCCTCTGTTGGAATATGTAG GTACCATGCCAACCGGATGCTCAGCTTCTACGCCCTCGGTGAGCTTCCCCCATTTGCTGAATTCTAA
- the LOC119298116 gene encoding uncharacterized protein LOC119298116 isoform X1 has translation MEATASASLARTLASSPLPRGPRRGRVRVVVAPDRRRRGRAVLTSAASTGNYMVPPSSKTSHLVLRLLAVAQRVSQLTTTAACRPSLLPSMAAATSDVSRLNAAAGNNDDVGLQDPIPASVGICTMPTGCSASTPSVSFPHLLNSKTAQIWFVIRVGRLI, from the exons ATGGAAGCCACCGCCTCCGCCTCCCTCGCGCGGACCCTCGCCTCCTCGCCGCTCCCCCGCGGCCCCCGCCGTGGCCGAGTGCGCGTGGTCGTGGCGCCGGACCGGCGGAGGAGGGGTAGGGCAGTGCTCACCTCGGCGGCCTCGACGGGCAACTACATGGTGCCACCTTCCTCCAAGACCAGCCACCTCGTGCTGCGGTTGTTGGCAGTGGCACAGCGAGTCTCCCAACTCACCACCACCGCTGCTTGCCGTCCGTCCCTCCTCCCGTCTATGGCGGCGGCAACCTCGGACGTCAGCAGGCTCAATGCGGCGGCGGGCAACAACGACGACGTCGGCCTCCAAGACCCCATCCCGGCCTCTGTTGGAATAT GTACCATGCCAACCGGATGCTCAGCTTCTACGCCCTCGGTGAGCTTCCCCCATTTGCTGAATTCTAAAACTGCTCAAATATGGTTTGTGATCCGAGTGGGTCGATTGATTTGA